From Moraxella sp. K1664, one genomic window encodes:
- a CDS encoding acetyltransferase encodes MSDKLAKYGIIKTNRPKIPATKKLDLTGEQGQQIIKSETKLVLRTHKETFKRLADM; translated from the coding sequence ATGAGCGACAAACTTGCAAAATACGGCATTATCAAAACCAATCGCCCCAAAATCCCTGCAACCAAAAAACTGGATTTAACAGGCGAACAAGGGCAACAAATCATCAAATCCGAAACCAAACTTGTGCTTAGGACACATAAAGAAACCTTTAAACGCTTGGCAGATATGTAA
- a CDS encoding type II toxin-antitoxin system death-on-curing family toxin, producing MDIICFPFERVIEINTYILSTEKGMKGQADIGKLQGALSRIDNAILYEGLNDVFEIASKYASSIAMAHALSDANKRTGLAVALEYLSLNDYEITIDHILMADAMRDLVIGELSESEFADILYYQYLKS from the coding sequence ATGGATATTATTTGTTTTCCATTTGAGCGAGTTATTGAAATTAACACCTATATTCTTTCTACCGAAAAAGGCATGAAAGGACAAGCGGATATTGGCAAATTGCAAGGAGCGTTATCTCGGATTGATAATGCGATTTTGTACGAAGGCTTAAATGATGTTTTTGAAATTGCCAGTAAATATGCCAGTAGTATTGCAATGGCTCATGCCTTATCTGATGCCAATAAGCGTACAGGGTTGGCGGTTGCCTTGGAGTATTTATCGCTTAATGATTATGAAATCACAATAGACCATATTTTAATGGCGGACGCTATGCGTGATTTGGTGATTGGTGAATTATCTGAAAGTGAATTTGCGGATATTTTGTATTATCAATATTTAAAGAGTTGA
- the nuoC gene encoding NADH-quinone oxidoreductase subunit C/D, with amino-acid sequence MQAKNKLEIMSINHIHDFDILNELNAKFTNLVVQETADGIPTVWVDKGAVLDVLMFLRTLPKPFVMLVDLSAIDERLRKHRHGLPPSDFTVFYHLMSLERNSDIRIKVALAEGEHIPSATKIYPNANWYEREVWDMFGVVFDGHPHLTRILLPKYWEGHPLRKEYHARATEFTPYFLNTAKQEFEQENLRFIPEEWGMKRSGRDEDFMFLNIGPNHPSAHGAFRLVLQLDGEEIVDCIPDIGYHHRGAEKMAERQTWHSFIPYTDRIDYLGGVMNELPYIMAVEKLAGITTPERANVIRIMMSEFFRITNNLLYWGTFIQDAGGMTPVFYMFADRQKAYDVIEAVTGYRMHPAWFRIGGTAHDLPNGWERLVREFLDWMPKRLDEYYKATMTNTVLKGRTQNVAQYNAKQALAWGVTGAGLRATGIDFDLRKARPYLGYENFDFEIPVFYNGDAYDRCLVKIEEIRQSLRIIEQCLNNMPSGAYKAEHPLAVPPPKGRTLQDIETLINHFVSVSWGPVMPAGESACMVEGVKGLNSYYVTSDNSTMSYRTRIRTPTFAHLQQMPSVINGSLVSDAIIYLASIDIVMADCDR; translated from the coding sequence TTGCAAGCCAAAAATAAGTTGGAAATTATGAGCATTAACCACATTCACGATTTTGACATTTTAAACGAGCTAAACGCTAAGTTTACAAATCTTGTCGTCCAAGAAACGGCAGACGGCATTCCGACCGTTTGGGTAGATAAAGGGGCGGTGCTTGATGTGCTGATGTTTTTGCGGACACTGCCCAAGCCCTTTGTTATGCTTGTGGATTTATCCGCCATTGATGAAAGACTTCGTAAGCACCGCCACGGCTTACCGCCTAGCGATTTTACGGTGTTTTATCATCTGATGAGTTTGGAGCGAAACTCGGACATTCGCATTAAGGTTGCCCTAGCTGAGGGCGAGCATATCCCGTCTGCGACCAAGATTTATCCCAATGCCAACTGGTATGAGCGTGAAGTGTGGGATATGTTTGGCGTGGTGTTTGACGGACACCCGCACCTGACACGGATTTTGCTCCCCAAATACTGGGAAGGACACCCACTGCGTAAAGAATACCACGCTCGGGCGACCGAATTTACGCCGTATTTTTTGAACACTGCCAAACAAGAGTTTGAACAAGAAAACTTACGTTTTATCCCCGAAGAGTGGGGCATGAAACGCTCGGGGCGTGATGAAGATTTTATGTTCCTAAATATCGGTCCTAACCACCCGTCCGCTCACGGGGCGTTCCGTTTGGTGTTACAGCTTGACGGCGAAGAGATTGTGGACTGTATCCCCGATATTGGCTATCATCATCGTGGGGCGGAAAAAATGGCAGAACGCCAAACGTGGCATTCGTTCATTCCTTATACCGACCGCATTGACTATCTGGGCGGTGTGATGAATGAATTGCCCTATATCATGGCGGTTGAGAAACTCGCTGGCATTACCACCCCTGAGCGTGCCAACGTCATTCGCATTATGATGAGTGAGTTTTTTAGGATTACCAATAACTTGCTTTATTGGGGGACGTTTATCCAAGACGCTGGCGGTATGACCCCTGTGTTTTATATGTTTGCCGACCGTCAAAAGGCGTATGATGTCATTGAAGCGGTAACGGGCTATCGTATGCACCCTGCGTGGTTTAGGATTGGCGGTACGGCTCACGATTTGCCAAATGGTTGGGAGCGATTGGTGCGTGAGTTTTTGGACTGGATGCCAAAACGCCTTGATGAATACTATAAGGCAACGATGACCAACACCGTGCTAAAAGGACGTACACAAAATGTCGCCCAATACAACGCCAAACAAGCCCTAGCGTGGGGCGTAACGGGGGCGGGACTTCGTGCCACGGGCATTGATTTTGATTTGCGTAAAGCGAGACCGTATCTAGGCTATGAGAATTTTGACTTTGAAATTCCTGTGTTTTATAACGGTGATGCGTATGATAGATGTTTGGTAAAAATTGAAGAGATTCGCCAATCACTTCGTATCATTGAGCAATGCCTAAACAATATGCCAAGCGGAGCGTATAAAGCCGAACACCCGCTTGCCGTGCCACCGCCAAAAGGCCGCACCTTACAAGACATTGAAACGCTCATCAACCACTTTGTGTCGGTGTCGTGGGGACCTGTCATGCCAGCAGGGGAGAGTGCCTGTATGGTAGAAGGCGTAAAAGGGCTAAACAGCTATTATGTAACTTCCGACAACTCAACGATGAGCTATCGCACTCGCATTCGTACGCCTACCTTTGCCCATTTGCAACAAATGCCGTCTGTGATTAACGGCTCTTTGGTATCCGATGCGATTATTTATTTGGCAAGTATCGATATTGTTATGGCGGATTGTGATAGGTAG